In Leptodesmis sichuanensis A121, the following are encoded in one genomic region:
- a CDS encoding methyl-accepting chemotaxis protein, translating into MTAGTEYAQEYQRAQIAYMNGSYDEAATIVDRLVKDFPSDPSACLLRGHIYCYGLQQYDIAKEQYESVLHLTTDPEFTNYASQGLQHIQEHGNGQGMAGDDFAFAEDDAFGDAFDEQTFGRQDFGDQNFDEQDFGRQDFADFAGTTAWQDEETSLPVEADNLEHFDALELDQLSTEVGTPFQSAEPFHDPFGTTSQTETVPGTEDHPDAFSDPFAIDDAFSTQDYGVADPLSQPTGQGTTDAPFAMAEDDRPTSTEYADSFPAALDDFEDAFAPLDLSEDATPDFSAPEDRNVFSDRPPESPTGSRGNAATTLPPGEDETLFMGSTSAYDDSEQAFDTTFEHTPLGDFGAEVSESSSYMNSFSDSAGSSGQSNVDFLDEFDEFDDLGNLSDFDLSDNSAGFTRPAVGADFGLSSSTTEPRDTPSSFDFNPVSDRSIIRDDEVFSLASTSDQVPAFTQLDQAGVEAGPTVEQGFFAPLQNASIATKQMIAALAAGCFAAFAVALVNMYAASKASENNNPAVVSELRNTGWLMALAGGLVGGGVSFTVGRITAKQMKRSIDDLQTQFNAVSQGNLNARATVYSEDEFGQLATGFNQMSRVILTTTSEAQRKAEEQEQAKEDLQRQVIRLLDDVEGAARGDLTVQAEVTADVLGAVADSFNLTIQNLREIVQQVKVAARQVSKGSTDNEMFARSLSSDALRQAEELAVTLNSVQVMTESIQRVAESAREAEEVARSASSTALKGGEAVERTVAGILQIRETVAETTRKVKRLAESSQEISKIVALISQIASRTNLLALNASIEAARAGEAGRGFAIVADEVRQLADRAAKASKEIEQIVLQIQSETGSVMTAMEEGTQQVIEGTRLAEQAKRALEDIIQVSNRIDVLVQSITADTVEQTETSRAVAQVMQSVELTAQETSQEAQRVSGSLQNLVGVARDLLTSVERFRVETIERK; encoded by the coding sequence ATGACAGCAGGTACTGAGTACGCCCAAGAATACCAGCGGGCGCAAATCGCCTACATGAATGGTAGCTATGATGAAGCGGCCACTATTGTAGACCGCCTCGTCAAAGATTTTCCCAGTGACCCCAGTGCCTGTCTTCTGCGGGGCCATATCTACTGCTATGGGTTGCAGCAGTATGATATCGCCAAAGAGCAGTATGAATCTGTGCTGCACCTGACCACCGACCCGGAATTTACAAACTACGCCAGTCAAGGACTGCAACATATCCAGGAGCATGGGAATGGTCAGGGGATGGCAGGCGATGATTTTGCTTTTGCTGAGGATGATGCCTTCGGCGATGCCTTTGATGAGCAAACCTTCGGCAGGCAGGATTTTGGTGATCAGAACTTTGATGAACAGGATTTTGGCAGACAAGATTTCGCAGATTTTGCCGGAACTACAGCCTGGCAGGACGAGGAGACCTCATTACCTGTAGAAGCAGACAACTTAGAGCATTTCGATGCTCTGGAACTGGATCAGTTAAGTACAGAAGTGGGTACACCGTTCCAGTCAGCAGAACCATTTCATGACCCTTTCGGCACCACCAGCCAAACAGAGACAGTTCCCGGCACAGAAGATCATCCAGATGCCTTTTCCGATCCCTTTGCGATCGATGATGCTTTTTCAACTCAGGACTATGGAGTAGCCGATCCCTTATCCCAACCTACTGGCCAGGGAACCACTGATGCTCCCTTTGCAATGGCTGAAGACGATCGCCCCACCTCTACGGAGTACGCCGATTCGTTTCCAGCAGCACTTGATGACTTTGAGGATGCTTTTGCTCCGCTTGATTTGTCAGAGGATGCAACTCCTGATTTCAGTGCGCCGGAAGATAGAAATGTTTTCAGCGATCGCCCTCCAGAGTCTCCTACGGGAAGTCGAGGAAACGCTGCCACTACACTGCCACCGGGTGAAGATGAAACCTTGTTTATGGGTAGCACCAGTGCCTATGACGATAGCGAGCAAGCATTTGATACGACCTTTGAACATACTCCGCTCGGTGATTTTGGCGCAGAGGTATCTGAGTCATCGTCTTACATGAATTCCTTCTCAGATAGTGCCGGTTCTTCTGGGCAGAGTAACGTTGATTTTCTGGACGAGTTTGACGAATTCGATGACCTGGGTAACTTGTCAGACTTCGATCTGTCCGATAACTCGGCTGGCTTTACCCGCCCTGCGGTTGGAGCAGATTTTGGCCTGTCCAGCAGTACAACTGAGCCTCGCGATACGCCCAGCAGCTTTGACTTTAACCCTGTTAGCGATCGCTCCATCATCCGGGACGATGAAGTTTTTAGTCTGGCCAGCACCTCGGATCAGGTGCCTGCCTTCACCCAACTCGATCAAGCTGGAGTAGAGGCGGGGCCGACGGTTGAACAGGGCTTTTTTGCTCCCCTACAAAATGCCTCGATCGCGACCAAGCAAATGATTGCGGCTCTAGCCGCAGGATGCTTTGCAGCCTTTGCCGTGGCCCTGGTCAATATGTATGCCGCCTCTAAAGCCTCAGAAAACAATAATCCTGCCGTCGTTTCTGAACTACGGAATACTGGGTGGCTGATGGCTCTTGCTGGAGGATTAGTGGGTGGAGGGGTTTCCTTTACCGTGGGTCGGATTACCGCCAAGCAGATGAAGCGCTCTATAGACGACTTGCAGACTCAATTCAACGCGGTTTCTCAGGGAAACCTGAATGCCCGTGCAACAGTTTACTCAGAGGATGAATTCGGTCAACTGGCAACTGGCTTTAATCAGATGTCGCGAGTGATTCTAACCACGACCAGTGAAGCGCAACGCAAAGCTGAGGAGCAAGAACAGGCCAAAGAAGACCTGCAACGACAAGTGATTCGCTTACTGGATGATGTGGAGGGTGCGGCACGAGGCGATTTGACCGTACAGGCAGAAGTTACAGCGGACGTACTGGGTGCAGTCGCTGACTCCTTTAATCTGACGATTCAGAACCTGCGCGAGATTGTGCAACAGGTGAAAGTTGCAGCGCGGCAGGTGAGTAAAGGCTCGACAGATAACGAAATGTTTGCTCGTAGTCTCTCCTCAGATGCATTGCGGCAGGCAGAGGAGTTAGCCGTTACCTTGAATTCTGTTCAAGTCATGACGGAATCCATTCAACGGGTGGCAGAAAGTGCCCGTGAAGCAGAAGAAGTGGCTCGTTCTGCATCTTCTACTGCCCTCAAGGGAGGGGAAGCGGTGGAAAGAACTGTTGCCGGGATTTTGCAAATCCGAGAAACTGTGGCGGAAACTACCCGTAAGGTCAAGCGGTTGGCCGAATCCTCGCAGGAAATTTCCAAGATTGTTGCTTTGATTTCCCAAATTGCTTCCCGTACTAACTTGCTCGCTCTGAACGCCAGCATTGAGGCGGCCAGAGCCGGGGAGGCGGGTCGGGGCTTCGCGATCGTGGCTGATGAGGTGAGACAACTGGCTGATCGGGCCGCAAAAGCCTCAAAGGAAATTGAACAAATCGTATTGCAGATTCAAAGTGAAACAGGATCTGTAATGACGGCAATGGAAGAAGGAACTCAGCAGGTCATTGAGGGGACGCGGTTGGCTGAGCAGGCAAAACGAGCACTGGAAGACATTATTCAAGTGTCGAACCGGATTGATGTGCTGGTGCAATCGATTACGGCTGATACCGTTGAGCAAACCGAAACCTCTCGCGCCGTAGCTCAGGTGATGCAATCTGTTGAGTTAACCGCTCAGGAGACCTCTCAGGAGGCTCAGCGAGTATCCGGCTCACTGCAAAATCTGGTCGGAGTTGCCCGCGATCTGCTCACGTCTGTAGAAAGGTTCCGGGTTGAAACCATTGAGCGTAAGTAG
- a CDS encoding chemotaxis protein CheW, whose protein sequence is MVGNPDFLTGRGQDQAPEFQELESPEGELHLRFYVASGNEFALPATGIKEVLSPPPDRITPIPNVSPLLLGTLNVRGRVVWVADLGQFLGDPTPLNTDKPEVSVIAVEDQDIMLGLAVDRIVGMEWLDLEEVQAATNVPDSVAPFLRGEWLLNEQDNKHLRLLDQIAILRSARWAA, encoded by the coding sequence ATGGTAGGCAACCCTGATTTTCTAACTGGTAGAGGACAAGACCAAGCCCCGGAGTTTCAGGAACTGGAAAGTCCGGAGGGTGAGTTACACTTGCGGTTTTACGTCGCTTCAGGAAACGAATTTGCTCTACCAGCAACGGGAATTAAGGAAGTATTATCTCCACCCCCCGATCGCATTACCCCCATCCCCAATGTTTCACCTTTACTCCTGGGTACACTTAATGTACGGGGTCGAGTGGTGTGGGTAGCTGACCTGGGGCAGTTCCTAGGTGATCCTACGCCGCTGAACACAGATAAACCAGAAGTCTCGGTCATTGCGGTGGAAGATCAAGACATCATGTTAGGGCTGGCGGTCGATCGCATTGTCGGCATGGAGTGGCTGGATTTGGAGGAAGTTCAGGCAGCAACGAATGTGCCTGACAGCGTAGCACCGTTCCTGCGCGGGGAATGGTTGCTCAACGAGCAGGACAATAAACATCTTCGTTTGCTGGATCAAATCGCTATTTTGAGATCAGCACGATGGGCAGCATAG
- a CDS encoding response regulator transcription factor, with protein sequence MSTVLVVEDSVTQREMIKDLLKGSGLTVTVASDGVEALEQIQGNRPDLVVLDIVMPRMNGYEVCRRLKSDPKTQNVPVVMCSSKGEEFDRYWGMRQGADAYIAKPFQPTELVGTVKQLLRG encoded by the coding sequence ATGAGTACAGTTCTGGTTGTGGAAGACAGTGTCACCCAACGGGAAATGATTAAGGATCTCCTCAAAGGCAGCGGTTTAACAGTGACCGTGGCGAGTGATGGAGTAGAGGCCCTGGAACAGATTCAAGGCAACCGTCCTGATTTAGTGGTTCTAGATATTGTCATGCCCCGAATGAACGGGTACGAAGTTTGCCGTCGCCTTAAATCTGATCCCAAGACCCAGAATGTACCCGTTGTCATGTGTTCTTCCAAGGGTGAAGAATTTGATCGTTACTGGGGGATGCGACAGGGGGCGGACGCTTACATTGCCAAGCCATTTCAGCCCACTGAACTGGTTGGCACCGTGAAACAACTGTTGAGAGGCTAA